The following coding sequences are from one Pirellulales bacterium window:
- a CDS encoding HD domain-containing protein, which produces MKSFSRESLVHDAVHGYLSFTASTDLPAGETAEEVLIDHPWVQRLRQIHQLQTAWWVFPTAEHTRFQHVLGAMHLASRATASLYDSLREVCPDCPSRGYVECLLRLAALLHDVGHGPFGHFFDTHFLARYGITHETIGARIIVDELGELIRGVRRTPQAQLAADEELDARQVACLMTRPSADAAAAEAPRWLRLLRSLFSGLYTVDNLDFVLRDAYMSGYSVRAFDLERLLHYSFFTDEGLAIHERGLSSLVRFLGVRAELFRTVYFHRTVRAIDLGLADLFAASGEHLFLGNPLTHLAEFQRLTEWSLLIDVGRWRQADDLVLRELGRQWQDLLTRRLRWKTACERTIFFDPQQSEHASLFSRDEYVEQAVRRLLPSALADLPLRVDLARHVHRPGTRGPAAGQNYLYEATTGRARPLNDHEIFRRLPMSWRICRIYAESNAHDRELAAALDALVAGGDSDDATNM; this is translated from the coding sequence ATGAAGAGTTTTTCACGTGAGAGCCTGGTGCATGACGCGGTTCACGGCTATCTGTCGTTTACGGCCAGCACCGATCTGCCGGCCGGCGAGACGGCCGAAGAAGTGCTGATCGACCATCCCTGGGTCCAGCGCCTCCGGCAGATTCACCAGTTACAGACAGCCTGGTGGGTGTTCCCCACGGCCGAGCACACGCGGTTCCAGCACGTCCTGGGGGCCATGCACCTGGCCAGCCGCGCGACGGCCAGCCTGTACGACAGCTTGCGCGAGGTCTGCCCCGATTGTCCGAGCCGGGGATACGTCGAGTGCCTGCTCCGCCTGGCGGCCCTGCTGCACGACGTCGGGCACGGCCCTTTCGGCCATTTTTTCGACACGCATTTCCTGGCGCGGTATGGCATCACCCACGAGACGATCGGCGCCCGGATCATCGTCGACGAGCTGGGCGAGCTGATCCGCGGCGTGCGCCGCACGCCGCAAGCGCAACTTGCCGCGGACGAAGAACTGGATGCCCGCCAGGTTGCCTGTTTGATGACTCGGCCCTCGGCCGATGCCGCCGCCGCAGAGGCTCCGCGCTGGCTGCGACTGCTCCGGAGTCTCTTCTCGGGCCTGTATACGGTCGACAATCTCGATTTCGTGCTCCGCGACGCTTACATGTCGGGCTACAGCGTGCGGGCGTTCGACCTGGAACGGCTGCTGCACTACAGCTTCTTCACGGACGAAGGCCTTGCGATTCACGAGCGCGGACTGTCGTCGCTGGTGCGGTTTCTCGGCGTGCGGGCCGAATTGTTCCGCACGGTGTATTTTCATCGCACGGTGAGGGCCATCGATCTGGGCCTGGCCGACCTGTTTGCCGCCAGCGGCGAGCATCTGTTCCTGGGCAACCCGTTGACGCACCTGGCCGAGTTTCAGCGGCTGACCGAATGGTCGCTGTTGATCGACGTGGGCCGCTGGCGGCAGGCAGACGACCTCGTCTTGCGCGAGCTGGGACGCCAGTGGCAGGATCTGCTGACGCGGCGACTGCGGTGGAAGACGGCTTGCGAACGGACCATCTTTTTCGATCCGCAGCAGTCCGAGCATGCCAGCCTGTTCAGTCGCGATGAGTATGTCGAGCAAGCTGTGCGGCGACTGTTACCGTCGGCGCTGGCCGACCTGCCGTTGCGAGTGGACTTGGCACGGCATGTCCATCGCCCCGGAACGCGCGGGCCCGCCGCCGGTCAGAATTACCTGTACGAGGCGACCACGGGACGAGCCCGGCCGCTGAACGATCACGAGATCTTTCGCCGGCTGCCGATGAGTTGGCGAATTTGCCGGATTTACGCCGAGTCGAATGCCCACGATCGCGAGTTGGCCGCCGCGCTCGATGCCCTGGTCGCCGGGGGCGACAGCGACGATGCGACGAATATGTAA
- the glgP gene encoding alpha-glucan family phosphorylase, with the protein MQRRLTAPPRPRVTNHLEPLHTPHEPRTLHGPPAGEVVDQSTTYGRLWTLAQNLWWTWHPEVMAIFRDLEPVRWRQLDHNPVALLSEFSAQRLEQRANELVLHSRIHYAYRRLNEYLHTTGTWADTHVGMLRAKPVAYFSAEFGLHESLPIYSGGLGVLAGDHLKSASDLGVPLVAVGLFYDQGYFNQRLNRDGWQQEEYLDVEVGLLPITPARTATGEPLTISIATRGHSLLARVWEVRAGRCRLLLLDSDIEGNRMEDREVTARLYGGDHRCRLRQELLLGVGGVKALTALGIRPGVLHLNEGHSAFATLELTHDRMCESGLSFEDAAREVAQLTTFTTHTPVPAGHDRFSAGDIEEHLGPLRDSLGLSHDELMRLGRVDSDNPQEPFCMTVLALKMSRRANGVSAEHGRVSRRMWQVLWPQRDLETVPIGHITNGVHIHSWLAPQMHQLFDRHLGTKWHRYCGQAETWAGIDAIPDGEIWETHQVLKLRLIDFVRRRSARTASRRGQSIEQVEAARAALSPDTLLVGFGRRFATYKRATLLATELDRLAALVNSTQRPVQFVYAGKAHPHDEPGKQLLWEIAQLTTDPRFIGKFVFVEDYDINVGRHLVQGVDVWLNTPRRPLEASGTSGQKVVLNGGLNLSVLDGWWAEAYDGLNGFAIGKGQTHVAIDIQDSRDSDDLYDVLEQQVLPLYYDRDRDGIPVAWIARMKHAMRTLGWRFSADRMVMEYAMHAYLRAAGGMSCDMP; encoded by the coding sequence ATGCAACGACGACTGACTGCGCCGCCGCGCCCGCGCGTCACGAATCATCTTGAACCACTCCACACACCTCACGAGCCTCGCACGCTCCATGGTCCACCCGCGGGGGAAGTCGTCGATCAATCGACGACGTACGGCCGGCTTTGGACCTTGGCCCAGAACCTTTGGTGGACCTGGCACCCCGAGGTTATGGCCATCTTTCGCGACCTCGAACCCGTTCGCTGGCGCCAGTTGGATCACAATCCGGTCGCGCTGCTGTCCGAGTTCTCGGCCCAGCGCCTGGAACAACGCGCCAACGAACTCGTGCTCCATAGCCGCATTCATTACGCTTATCGCAGGCTCAACGAGTACCTGCACACAACGGGTACCTGGGCCGACACCCACGTCGGCATGCTACGGGCCAAGCCCGTGGCTTATTTCTCGGCCGAGTTCGGCCTGCACGAGTCGCTGCCGATCTATTCGGGCGGCCTGGGCGTGCTGGCCGGCGACCATCTGAAAAGCGCCTCGGATCTGGGTGTGCCGCTGGTGGCGGTGGGTCTGTTTTACGACCAGGGTTACTTTAATCAGCGGCTCAACCGCGACGGCTGGCAGCAGGAAGAGTATCTCGACGTCGAAGTCGGGCTGCTGCCGATCACGCCGGCGAGAACCGCCACGGGCGAACCGCTGACGATCTCGATCGCCACGCGCGGGCACAGCCTGCTGGCGCGGGTATGGGAGGTGCGCGCGGGACGCTGCCGGCTGCTGCTGCTCGATTCGGATATCGAAGGCAACCGGATGGAAGACCGCGAGGTCACGGCCCGGCTGTACGGCGGCGATCATCGCTGCCGGCTGCGCCAGGAGCTGCTGCTGGGCGTTGGCGGCGTCAAGGCGCTGACTGCCCTGGGCATCCGCCCCGGCGTGTTGCACCTGAATGAAGGCCACAGCGCGTTTGCCACGCTCGAACTGACGCACGACCGGATGTGCGAGTCGGGATTGAGCTTTGAAGATGCCGCGCGCGAAGTGGCACAACTCACGACCTTCACCACGCACACGCCGGTGCCGGCCGGACACGATCGATTCTCGGCGGGAGATATCGAAGAACACCTAGGCCCGTTGCGCGATTCGCTGGGCTTGTCGCACGACGAATTGATGCGTCTGGGCCGGGTCGATTCTGACAACCCGCAAGAGCCGTTCTGCATGACGGTGCTGGCCCTGAAGATGTCGCGGCGAGCCAACGGCGTTTCGGCCGAACACGGCCGCGTCAGCCGCCGGATGTGGCAGGTGCTGTGGCCGCAACGCGATCTTGAAACGGTACCGATCGGCCACATCACCAACGGCGTGCACATCCACTCCTGGCTGGCCCCGCAGATGCATCAGTTGTTCGACCGGCACCTCGGGACGAAATGGCATCGCTATTGCGGCCAGGCGGAGACTTGGGCGGGCATCGACGCGATTCCCGACGGAGAAATCTGGGAAACGCACCAGGTGCTCAAACTGCGGCTGATCGATTTCGTGCGGCGCCGCAGTGCCCGTACGGCCAGCCGCCGCGGCCAATCGATCGAACAAGTCGAGGCGGCCCGGGCCGCGCTTTCGCCCGACACGCTGCTGGTCGGTTTCGGCCGGCGGTTTGCCACGTACAAGCGTGCCACGCTGCTGGCGACCGAGCTCGACCGCCTGGCGGCGCTGGTCAATAGCACGCAGCGTCCGGTGCAGTTCGTCTACGCCGGCAAGGCACATCCCCACGACGAGCCCGGAAAGCAGTTGCTTTGGGAAATCGCCCAACTGACGACCGATCCGCGGTTCATCGGCAAGTTCGTCTTCGTCGAAGACTACGACATCAACGTCGGCCGGCATCTCGTCCAGGGTGTTGACGTCTGGCTCAATACTCCGCGCCGGCCGCTCGAAGCATCGGGCACGAGCGGGCAGAAGGTCGTGCTCAACGGTGGCTTGAATCTGTCGGTGCTCGACGGCTGGTGGGCCGAGGCCTACGACGGCCTCAACGGCTTTGCCATTGGCAAGGGGCAAACGCACGTCGCCATCGACATTCAGGACTCGCGCGACAGCGACGATCTCTACGACGTGCTCGAGCAACAAGTCTTGCCACTCTATTACGACCGCGACCGAGACGGCATCCCCGTCGCGTGGATCGCGCGGATGAAACATGCCATGCGGACGCTTGGCTGGCGGTTTAGCGCCGATCGAATGGTGATGGAATACGCGATGCATGCGTATTTGCGGGCCGCCGGCGGCATGTCGTGTGACATGCCGTGA